The Drosophila nasuta strain 15112-1781.00 chromosome 2R, ASM2355853v1, whole genome shotgun sequence genome segment GATTCTTCGTCCTTCAAATACACATCTTCCGTTGTATCTTCAGCCTCTTCGTAAGTATCATATGCGTTTTCGTCGTTTTCAATTATTTCGGAAGCATCAATTTCCGCCATtatttcagcttcagcttcataAGACTCGACTACATCATCGACAACATATTCAGAAGTCTCCGCATCTGTTTCCTCAACTGTTGGCTCCTCTGATGGCTCATTCTTAGAAATAATGTGCTTCCACTCGTCACTTAACACACCACACTCTCGCCGCAGGTCATCGAATTTGAGATGAGCTTGGGCTCCCGCCTGCTGCAACCGTGAAAAGAGAGTTTGTACGCGATTCACACGGTCTGAAAACTCAATGAGATCCTCTACTAGTGTGTAGCATTCCTTGCACAGCGCATTGCTCAGCTCATCCTCCATTTTGatctataatttgtataatctCTTAGTATCTAAGGTATATCATTGAATGCAAAACCATACTTACATTGACCCAAAAGTATTTACCAATGGCCACAGCGAGAACGCTTGTCCATGTTTGATCTCCATCTCGAAAATATACATTCACATTGTCCGAATGCTCTTTGGCACATAGTCGACACCAATGATGCCAATCTGCGGTTTCGGTGCCTGCCATCAACGCTCCTGAAGTACTTTCCTGACGTGCGCTGCCCGTCATTTGAAAGATATACTAAAATTACAGCTAAGAATTTAGTAAACAATTCACTTTTGTTATGACCACCTCAACAATCGATGCTTGTAGCAACAGTATCGATATTTTGTTGTCTCAGTCGATATTAGCCCCTATCGATAGCCTGTTTTTATATCGAAAATAGCCCAATAATATGTGTAATAATTATgacaagtttatttaaatacggGTGGCGGTTTATTTAATCTCATATGTGTTCAGTATTGTATACCATATATTTTCTatcttctatatatttataactcGGGTTGCTTACATTTTCGAAAAACGAAAGGGTTTTCCATTACATTCCttagtttaataattttatttttttatcacAGTCTGTGCTTGCTGCATCTGCATAGATATTTTGATCTCCCGACCGATAGTTGCAGTCCTTAGCGATTGCCCTATCGAAACACAAACCTACCATTTCCactattgtattattttatgttttaatattttaatgaattaaaactTATGTGCTTAATGCTAAGGGacgtttattttttaatctcATATATATACTGCAtttcaaagaaataatttttttaccaattcatatttatgatatgaataataataaataataatatatttataatatgaattgttcttttcattttgaatgctTTTGGGAcctgaaaagaaaacaattattatttatttttagcttgtAATAGATTTAATCTCACATAACACGTAGCTCCTCTAATGTGGGTACTTGTAGTCTCGCTGGTGAATCGCCACTATCCTCTTTTTTGCAGTTCATTCGGATGCTTTTTCAACTTGTGAGCTCGACAATTTGCATTACATGCAAATGTTTTCTTACAGTATTTACAAACATATGGCCGCAGTCCTGTGTGGCTAATCAAATGTCTCTTAAGTGTTTTCGACCGCTTGAACAAAGCACCGCAAACATCACACTTGAATTTGCGATCTTCGCTATGAACCAATTTGTGCATATTCCAAGTACGCCGTGTCTGCAACTTTTTCCCACACACATTACAAATGTAATTTGGTTCCTCGTGCGTTTGATAATGCATCTTCAGTCTGGCCTTGTTTTTGAATGCCGCTTTGCAGACAGAACAGTTGAAAGGACGTTCCTCGGTGTGGACCAGAAGATGTTCATTTAATGCTGTAATTGTCTTTAGTTGCTTGCCACAATGATCACATATAAAGGGCTTGGCATTCTCATGCATGCCTTCTTTATGAAGCTTTAATGCTCCTGCCGACGACAACGTCTTGTCACACAGTTCGCAATAGGTGTTCTTATCCATTTTGGTGCGTTGCTCGATCTTGCGACAACCAACGCGCAAATGCTTTTGATAGGAGGCAGGATTTAAGTACACTTTGGAGCACCAATTGCACTTCAGTTTACGGCGCTTCGATGACGTTTCTAACTCGACATCTTCGTCTACATCGCTGCTGCTTAGAAAATCACATGGTTCCGTAGAGGAACAACTGCCAGCTTGGGGCAGTAACGTCAACTCAGCATCGAGACTTAATTGAATTGGTTTCTCATTATCACTATCACTGCTCTCGGCTTTAGTGGCTGCCTGCTGTTGGCTGTGCTCCCTTTTGTGTCTTCCTCTGCCACGCTGTTTTTTGACATCGTCGTCTTTAGTGTCCTCTCCGCCGGCAATGATAATCTCCTCAATTGGCAAGTGCTCATTTTCGCCCTCAACAAACTCTTGTTTTGGCAACGCATTCGGAGTTTCTATGGCCTCATTGTTTCTCTCCATTTCTAACACAGGTTTAATGATATGCGTCCACTGACCATCTCGCAGTCCATACTGCTGTCGCAGAGCATCCACGTCCAGCTGTTTGTGGGGCTCCGAGCTGCGCAACACCTCAAAGATTACCTGCACCTTGTTGACGTGTTCAGCGAAATCGATTAGCTCGCTTATTAATGTATAGCACTCCTTGCAGAGCACCCCACTCAACTCATCCTCCATTCGCAtctaaaaatgcaatatttaagtAATTATTGCACACATTTACCATGGCATACTCACTCACATGcacatcaaaatattttctaattgcCATTATCAAAACACTGTTCCATGTATTTTCTTTGCCGCTGGTATACACTCTCACATTTCCGCCAATGTCATCCTTGGCACATAGCCTACACCAGTTCAGCCAATGGCTATCAATACTAACTTGTTCATTATGTTCCGACATCGTTGTGGATcggattaaaatatttataaacaatattgaCACTACAGCGGCATGTTGATTACATCGCATTAGTGatgcaaataacaaaattgcTATCGAGATTTTCGCAGTTGAGCGCTACCAAGTGTTTCGATATCACCCGCACATCGATACTATTGTGCAAAACTAGTGTGACCAAAAgcataaaacatttaaaatttagttttttatttacagcaGTGCGCgcgtttatttattattggaATATCTTGGCTTGCGCAGCCTTTCACCCTTTTCCATGCCCTCAGCTCtgtaaatttaagaaaatatttaatattaagaGTAAACATTTGCTTGTATATAAACTTACAAGGCACGCAGTTCATCCAAAGTGGGAACCGATTGAATTCTCGAGGATTTGTCGTCGTCTTTTGCAAACTCTTCCGGATGCTTTTTCATCTTGTGATCCCGACAATTCGCACCACTAGCAAAAGCTTTATTACAGTATTTACAAGCGTAAGGTCTGAAGCCCGTGTGGCTCAGGAGATGTACCTTCAAGGCGGTTGAATGCTTTGTTGCCGTGCCACAAATCGTGCATTTGAATCTTCGTTCATTAgaatgtacatatttatgcTTATTCCAAATGGCGCGAGTCTGCAACTTCTTGCCACAGATTTCGCACTCATATTTAGGCATTCCATGCGTTTGACTATGAATCTGTGTAATggtaaattatttcttaattttttgctgctatttattaatatttcgaCTTACATTGAGccgctttttatttttaaagctgGCACTGCAGACTGGACAGCTAAAGGGACGCTCATCGGTGTGAACAAGCATGTGCTCCTTGAGCTCAGATGAGTTGTTCACCCGCTTGCCACAGCAATCGCAGACAACAGGTTTTCGCTTCATATGAACACGTTCATTGTGCTGTCGTAATCCTGATTCCGATGACAATTCCTTGTGGCAAATATTGCATGTAACTGCTCGTCTAGTATGAGAATTGGACTGCTCATCTTCTGCATCAATTTCTGTGATATGTGACTCTGGTTCGGGAGAGGCGAGTAAGAGCCTCGCTAATGccatatttttacattttgagGCATTTGTTACATCAGTTAAGTTGACTGCTTCAATCATTTGAATCTGATTTTTTCTAGGTCTTCcacgttttctttttattggaGTTGCTTCTGTGTCAACTGCATTATGACTGTCTTTGGTTTTATCCGGCTCTAGTTTTATTTCGTAAACCGATTCCACTGCAGAATTTTGCGATAACACGTCAAGATCTTCATATGGCGTTGTGCTTTcgagtttttcaattttaagcGTCACAGGCGAACGTCCTCGTTTTCTGCTAATGACGTCGCTGACTTTTTGAGCTTCCAATTGCTCCACATCTTCAAGCCAAATGTGATTCTCAACAAGATCCTCTTCGACGCCCTCTTCATAGACTTCCAAGGGCAACACTTCCACATTAATTGATTGCTCTTCCTCACACACGTTTTCTGTTGTGGTTTTATTAATTCGCGGACGACCGCGCTTCCTTTTTACTAATGCATCCTCTTTGTCATCATCACTTAGCATTTGGTCATCCGTAAgctcaattttaaaatttgtctGAAGTCCATATTGCTGACGCAAGGACAACACATCGATATGATCGCCATCTTCGGTGTGGCGCAACAACTCGAAGATTGGCTGCACCTTGTTGACGTTTTcgataaaatttattaaatcattCATTAATGTATTGCAATCACTGCACAGCATGGCGCCCAACGCGGGCTCTTCTAAGCCTATCtgcaattaacattttaataatagtaaacAGTAAAGTAATAAGAGTAAACAACATTGTTTACCTACTTCAACATCGAAACATTTGCTAATTAGCCGCATGTATAAATCATTGTCGCGCACATTGTTACTGGCATCATCGTTGGCACAGAGACGACACCAGTTCAGCCAATGgtgttgtatatttaatttggttttttaattttgtcatTGCTTTTACTACTTTTGTGTTAGCCTAACCAGCTAATAAAAACATTGCGCTTTTGGGGTGACCAGACTTCAAGCAGCTGTTGAGCATATTGATGTGACCAGTCACCAAAAACTGCGATAGGTGGTATTGCTATCGCTATCGTTTGGGTTGAGTGCAGTTAtcgatattttattatacattgCTACGCTTGCGCATTTCGCAggcacaaaaaaattgtttttaacaaAGCATTTTAAGTTAGAAAATTTAAGAATGCAGTTTTAAAGTGTTGTATGGCATCTAGACTAGATGAAGTGTTAGTGTTTGTGCAAAGAAAGCAACATTAGAAGTGTGTAATTGAGTGCTGCGTATACAGTTGGCGTGTTGCATTGGTGTTGGTGTCGCTTACAtaccacaaacaaaacaagcgaCATACGAAGGCGATTGAGCACAAACCGCATTCCAAGCATTTGCAGCTAAAACACCATCAATGTAAAAGGTCCGTTCGATTtggtatttgttatttgtacCTGTTTTAATCGTGAATGCGTTTTTGCAGTGAAGCGCcatgcatcatcatcatccgcCATTGCCTGTtaccgcaacaacaacagcagcaacttcctcctcacagcagcagcaacagcagcctcagcaagcgcagcagcagcaaccgcaacagCGACGCCGCAAAAAACGACCCAACTACGGTACACGTACTGTGGAAGTGCGTCGTGGTTACAATGGATTCGGGTTTACCATATCCGGCCAGCAGCCGTGTCGTCTGTCCTgcatcaacagcaactcaCCTGCTGAACAGGCGGGATTGCGCGCTGGTGACTTTCTAATCTCAGTCAACGATTTAAATGTGTCCAAGCTGCCGCATGAGACTGTGGTGCAGCTGATTGGAAATTCTTTTGGCAGCATTCGCATGCAGATTGCGGAGAACTATTACTCGGACAGTTCGGATGAGGAGAATGCCAATGCCACGCTGTTGATACAGCGCAGCGCGCGTGGCCAGCTCTTGGCTGCTAGCCTGGGTGCTGGTGTGCGCAACAAGCCGCGTTTTTTGCATCACAAATCTAAGATGCATCGACTGCGCAATTCACCGCAAAAAAAACCGCCGGAGTCGCTGGAGCAGGCGGAACAACCAtccacagcagctgcagtggcAACCGATCAATCCACGCTGCGACCTGTGTTGGAGGATACACCACCATTGGCTATTGGCCTGGGCAATAAATGCGCCGCCGATGTGGCCAATGTGAGCGCCATGGTGCGTGCTGTGGGCAGCGCCGCATTGGAGTATCGCGTTATTGTGGGCTATCTGGGCACCATTGAGATGCCCAAACAGATTTCGCACAGTTCCAAGCTGCAGACGGTGCGCTCATGCATACGCAAGCTGCGCCAGGAGAAACGCCAACCAACGATTGTGCTTATGTGCATTACACCGGAGTGTTTGCGCCTGCAGAGCGCCAATGGCGGCACCTTGGCCACCTATGCTTCGGCTAGGTTGAACTATGTGAGCTCGTCGTCGGAGAGCGAGAATCGCTTCTTTGGTTTGGTCACCAGCGCTGTGCACAACACTCAGATCGAGGAGGAATACGATGTGGAGGATAAATCGAATGCAAGCGGTGCTCACATTAGCATTTCGCATAGTTGCCACGTTTTTGTCATCGACACGAAGCTAATTGAACATGGCCAGCACTTGGCACGCGCC includes the following:
- the LOC132787470 gene encoding zinc finger protein weckle-like isoform X1, with the protein product MRLISKCFDVEIGLEEPALGAMLCSDCNTLMNDLINFIENVNKVQPIFELLRHTEDGDHIDVLSLRQQYGLQTNFKIELTDDQMLSDDDKEDALVKRKRGRPRINKTTTENVCEEEQSINVEVLPLEVYEEGVEEDLVENHIWLEDVEQLEAQKVSDVISRKRGRSPVTLKIEKLESTTPYEDLDVLSQNSAVESVYEIKLEPDKTKDSHNAVDTEATPIKRKRGRPRKNQIQMIEAVNLTDVTNASKCKNMALARLLLASPEPESHITEIDAEDEQSNSHTRRAVTCNICHKELSSESGLRQHNERVHMKRKPVVCDCCGKRVNNSSELKEHMLVHTDERPFSCPVCSASFKNKKRLNIHSQTHGMPKYECEICGKKLQTRAIWNKHKYVHSNERRFKCTICGTATKHSTALKVHLLSHTGFRPYACKYCNKAFASGANCRDHKMKKHPEEFAKDDDKSSRIQSVPTLDELRALAEGMEKGERLRKPRYSNNK
- the LOC132787470 gene encoding zinc finger protein weckle-like isoform X2, whose product is MLCSDCNTLMNDLINFIENVNKVQPIFELLRHTEDGDHIDVLSLRQQYGLQTNFKIELTDDQMLSDDDKEDALVKRKRGRPRINKTTTENVCEEEQSINVEVLPLEVYEEGVEEDLVENHIWLEDVEQLEAQKVSDVISRKRGRSPVTLKIEKLESTTPYEDLDVLSQNSAVESVYEIKLEPDKTKDSHNAVDTEATPIKRKRGRPRKNQIQMIEAVNLTDVTNASKCKNMALARLLLASPEPESHITEIDAEDEQSNSHTRRAVTCNICHKELSSESGLRQHNERVHMKRKPVVCDCCGKRVNNSSELKEHMLVHTDERPFSCPVCSASFKNKKRLNIHSQTHGMPKYECEICGKKLQTRAIWNKHKYVHSNERRFKCTICGTATKHSTALKVHLLSHTGFRPYACKYCNKAFASGANCRDHKMKKHPEEFAKDDDKSSRIQSVPTLDELRALAEGMEKGERLRKPRYSNNK
- the LOC132787471 gene encoding zinc finger protein weckle-like encodes the protein MRCNQHAAVVSILFINILIRSTTMSEHNEQVSIDSHWLNWCRLCAKDDIGGNVRVYTSGKENTWNSVLIMAIRKYFDVHMRMEDELSGVLCKECYTLISELIDFAEHVNKVQVIFEVLRSSEPHKQLDVDALRQQYGLRDGQWTHIIKPVLEMERNNEAIETPNALPKQEFVEGENEHLPIEEIIIAGGEDTKDDDVKKQRGRGRHKREHSQQQAATKAESSDSDNEKPIQLSLDAELTLLPQAGSCSSTEPCDFLSSSDVDEDVELETSSKRRKLKCNWCSKVYLNPASYQKHLRVGCRKIEQRTKMDKNTYCELCDKTLSSAGALKLHKEGMHENAKPFICDHCGKQLKTITALNEHLLVHTEERPFNCSVCKAAFKNKARLKMHYQTHEEPNYICNVCGKKLQTRRTWNMHKLVHSEDRKFKCDVCGALFKRSKTLKRHLISHTGLRPYVCKYCKKTFACNANCRAHKLKKHPNELQKRG